A stretch of the Microscilla marina ATCC 23134 genome encodes the following:
- a CDS encoding NAD(P)/FAD-dependent oxidoreductase — MSDSSNIDEYYDVIIVGAGPAGIGVSILLQKLEINHIILEKASIGDSFRKWPKETRFISPSFTGNFFKMPDLNAITPGTSPAFTLLTEHPTGEDYVEYLENLAKYYDLPIKTEVCVDAVRKKGDSFVLTTTHGVYKSTYAIWAAGEYQYPNKQAFEGAHLCTHYSEIDSFSDLDGDEHIVIGAYESGFDAMVNLIRARKIVTLLDDSDYLNLVKSDSSYSLAPFTRDRVEYVTDLFDYYTETKVTRVEFVNATYIVKTANGHTFTSPQKPINCTGFASSLTLVQESFGFKNNYPLLNEFDESTKTKNLFLVGPQVKHGNALFCFIYKYRQRFAIVAEKIAKRMKVPPKTIEKALQEYKNNNFYLDNLSCCDDECVC; from the coding sequence ATGAGTGATAGTAGCAATATAGATGAGTATTATGATGTTATCATAGTTGGCGCAGGACCTGCGGGCATAGGAGTAAGTATTCTTTTGCAAAAGCTGGAAATAAATCATATCATATTAGAAAAGGCTTCGATTGGTGATTCATTTAGAAAATGGCCCAAAGAAACCCGATTTATATCTCCTTCATTCACGGGAAACTTTTTTAAGATGCCCGATTTGAATGCCATCACCCCGGGTACCTCTCCGGCATTCACATTATTGACTGAACACCCTACAGGAGAAGATTATGTCGAGTATCTTGAAAATCTTGCAAAGTATTATGATCTGCCAATTAAAACAGAGGTCTGTGTAGACGCTGTTCGGAAAAAGGGGGATTCCTTCGTATTAACTACCACTCATGGAGTGTACAAGAGTACCTATGCAATATGGGCAGCGGGTGAATATCAATACCCTAATAAGCAAGCCTTTGAAGGTGCTCATCTATGTACACATTACTCAGAAATTGATTCCTTTTCAGATTTGGACGGTGATGAACACATTGTGATAGGAGCCTATGAATCTGGTTTTGACGCCATGGTTAACTTAATTAGGGCAAGAAAGATAGTAACCCTCCTTGATGATTCTGACTATTTAAATCTGGTAAAAAGCGATTCGAGTTACTCCCTTGCTCCATTTACAAGAGACAGGGTAGAATATGTGACCGATCTTTTTGATTATTACACTGAAACCAAAGTGACCAGAGTAGAATTTGTAAATGCTACCTACATCGTTAAAACCGCCAATGGTCATACATTCACCTCTCCCCAAAAACCCATTAATTGCACAGGATTTGCCAGTAGCCTCACGCTTGTGCAAGAATCATTTGGGTTTAAAAACAACTACCCCCTATTGAATGAATTTGATGAGTCTACCAAGACAAAAAATCTATTTTTGGTAGGCCCACAAGTGAAACATGGAAACGCGTTATTTTGCTTTATTTATAAATACAGGCAAAGGTTTGCCATAGTAGCCGAAAAAATTGCAAAACGAATGAAAGTTCCTCCTAAAACAATAGAGAAGGCTCTTCAAGAATATAAGAACAATAACTTTTATTTGGATAATTTATCGTGTTGTGATGATGAGTGTGTATGTTAA